The Alphaproteobacteria bacterium genome segment TTGCGGTGATCGAAACGCTGAATCAAGGACTAAACGAAAACAACTGGCGCGCGGCGGCGGAGGCCATTCGAACCACCGATACTTTCCCAAAGCTGGCGACTCGCCCGTTCAAGATCGGGGATACGCTCTACCAGTTGAACGGTATCGCCAAGGGGTCCGGAATGATTGCCCCGGATATGGCGACTATGCTGGCTTACGTCTTCACCGATGCGGCCATTCCCCATGACGTCTTGCAGGCCGAACTGGCGCGTGCCAACGAGCGCTCTTTCAACGCCGTCACGGTAGATGGCGACACTTCGACCAGCGATACGATGCTGCTCTTCGCAACCGGCGCCGGCCTACGGCACGACCCTATTCTGAATACCAAAAGCCCGCTCCTCAGAGGGTTCCGCCGCGCGTTAACCGAACTCACCAAAGATCTCGCCCACCAGATTGTCCGCGACGGCGAAGGAGCGACCAAGTTCGTTGAGATTCAGGTTTCTGGCGCAAAGTCTAAGCGGGCGGCGAAGCGCATCGGGATGTCGATTGCCAACTCGCCGTTGGTTAAGACGGCCATTGCCGGCGAAGATCCGAACTGGGGAAGAATTGTGATGGCTGTCGGCAAGGCTGGCGAAGAGGCCGACCGCGACCGGCTTCGAATTGCCTTTGGTGAGCACCTTGTTGCCGAAAATGGAACTGTCCGCGCGGATTATCAGGAATCGATCGTCGCCGGCTATATGAAGAATCCGCGAATTGAGATCAAAGTCGATGTCGGCGTGGGCCGCTCGGCGTTCACCGTTTGGACGTGCGATTTCACCGAAGGCTATATCCGGATCAACGCGGACTATCGTTCCTAGCTAACGCGCGTGGCTTTGGTGGTGCGATGAACGTCCAAAATTCGATCGTGCAACCCTTAGAAACATCGCGGCTTCACCTTCGGTCGTTTGCCACAGCGGACAAAAGTCCGTTGGTTGCGCAACTGACCGATCCGTTGGTTTCAAAACAACTCGCTTTCGTCCCGCATCCCTATGACGCGAGTCACGCGGAGGCTTGGATAAAGGATTGCGCGCGCAACCCGCCGGGCAGGATCGTCGGATGTCGCTTTGCGATCGAACGACGCGAGGACGGCGCCTTCATCGGTGGACTTGGGTTGATGCCCCACGAACGGGCCTTCGAACTTGGATACTGGCTCGATCGCAGGTGTTGGGGACAGGGCTTCGCCACCGAGGCGGTTGGCGCCGCTTTGGAATTCGGCGTGGCTGCCCTCGGCATGCGGCGCATCGTTGCCTTCGTGTTCATGGGGAACCCGGCGTCGACCCGCGTTTTGGCCCGCCTTGGCTTCGTTTATCGAGGCCTCGAGGCCTCGGCAGTGACAAATGCTTCGAGTAAAAAAGTGCTGCGCTACGAACTCCACCGCACCGCATGATCGCGACCCCGGTCGATAGCGATAGGCTTTCGTTGCGGTTGCCCACCAGCGCCGATGCCGCAGATCTCGTCCGGCTGCTGAATGACCATGCAGTTGTAAAATTTCTTTCGAACGTTCCCTCCCCCTACCGTGACCGAGACGCAATCGATTTTATTACGTCGGCCCTGGGTCACGGACCGCTGCCGGTAGGGTGCGCACTGCTGGTCGAAGATCGTTCGACTAACGCGGTCGTTGGGGCCATTGGAGTCCGCGCCCACGACCTGCCGGACGGTAAACGCATTGGAGAAATCGGCTATTGGTTGGGCAGGTCCTATTGGGGAATGGGCTATGCGACGGAGGCGGTCGCGGCACTGTTGCCGCAGTGTTTCGCCGGTTTGGGTTTGGATCGTATGACAGCGTCGGTTGACGCCGAGAATACGGCTTCGCTACGAGTGCTGGAGAAGAACGGCTTCCAACCGGTGGGCTTGGTCGATCAGTGGCTGCCCGCGCGTGGACATGGCAAGAAGTCCGTGGTGATGACGCTCGAGGCCGATCGGTGGCGTGCGCAAGCGACCTTGCCGACGGTGCTTGTCGTCGCCGTTGCGTTACTCGACGGCGACGACCGCGTCCTCATCGCACAGCGGCCGCAAGGCAAATCGATGGCGGGCCTTTGGGAGTTCCCTGGCGGCAAGGTTGCTGCCGGCGAAGCGCCGGAAGACGCACTGATTCGCGAGCTTCGGGAGGAGCTTGGCATCGATACCGAGGAAAGCTGCCTCGCTCCATTTTGCTTCGCTTCCCACCGCTACGAGGCCTTCCACCTCCTCATGCCGCTTTACATTTGTCGCGTCTGGTCGGGGCAGGCGCATGGCCGGGAAGGCCAAAGCCTGCGCTGGGTCGGCGTCAACGAGCTGACAGCGATCGACATGCCACCAGCCGATATTCCCCTCGTCGCCATGTTGCGGGATTACCTCTAGTCCTTTGGCGCAGCCTTTTCGCCAGCCGTTTGCTCGGTAGTGTCCAGCGCGGCGGCGAGCCGGGTTCGGGCGCTCCCGGGACGCAAGGGGCGTTGTTGGGACTCATGCGGCGCCCAGCCCGTCAGATAGGTCACCTCAAAGGTGGCCGGTATACGGTTGTCGCGACCGTACTTCTGGGCGTACAGCGCCGCAGCGCGCATGAACACGGCGCGTGACGAAAAATGCCTGGGCCGTAGGGCGAGGGCGTTGGTTTCCCCCATCCCGCGCAGGTCGTGCATGAGCGCGAACATTGTCTCATAGGTAACGTCGATACGGTCTTTATCGGCGACGGGAAGGGTGAACCCGGCGCGTTGCAAGAGGCCGCCGGCATCGCGAATTTCGGCAAACGGACTCACCCGCGGACTTAGCCCACCGGAAATCTCTATTTCCGCCGTCGCAAGACAATCGCGCAGTTCATGGAGCGTTTCGCCACCGAGAAACGCCGCGACGAACAAACCGTCCGGGCGCAACGCGCGGCGGATCTGGGACAACATGCCGGGCAGATCGTTGATCCAGTGTAACGCCATGACGCTGACCGCGAGGTCGATCGAAGACTCTGCAAGAGGGAGGCCCTCGGGGCCGGTTACGACGGACAGTTCGCCGCCTCTCGGTCCGGGCGAGTCCAAGCTGGTTACGAGTGTTGCGATCTTGCGCGCATCGAGTACCCCCGCATTTGCCATCAGCGCGGCGAAACCGGGTTGGCCGCTGAGATCCACGGCGATCGGGAACTCGCGCCGAACGTCCAGCAGACGGTCGGCAAGCCTGCTTCCGACTTCCTGGAACAAAAAAGAGCCCAGCGGGTTTAGCGACCGCGACCTCAAGCGGTTTCGAACGACGGACGGTCGATCGAAGAGATTTGCGTCACCCATAGCGTTATCTGCCGGAGCCGTGGCGGGAACGCTGCGATCCTACCCCACCTCGCGCGAATTGATGCTAGAGTGCGCGCCTCTTTTTGTTGGGGAGCGCCGAAAAATGAAAGCAGTCGTGATCCATGAGTGCGGGCCGTCGGATGTCTTGACCTATCAGGATATCGATACGCCGAAGGTCGGCCCGGGCGAGGTGCTCATCAACCTCAAGACCGTCGGTCTTAACCACTTCGATTTGGACCTGCGTGCCGACGTTTCCGGCTATCTCGGGTTGAAGATGCCACACATCCTCGGTGTCGAGGGTGCCGGCGTTGTGGCGGAGATTGGTTCCGGGGTCACAGCATTTCGGGTCGGCGACCGCGTCATGCCTCAGCTTACGACATCGTCCGGCCAATGCAGGCGGGCAATTTGCAACTGCGCATTGGGCATGGACAACATCTGCATGGACTTTGACAAACTTGGTGTCACGCGGTGGGGAACCTACGCCGAGTATGTGAAGGTTTCGGAACCGAACGTCATTCGTATTCCTGACGGGCTCTCGGATTTGGATGCCGCGGCAACGCAGGTCGCGATGGCGACAGCGTGGGAACTTGTCGTGACCAAGGGCAAGGTCAAACAAGGCGAAGATGTCGTCGTCAACGCGGCAGGATCGGGTGTCGGTTCGGCGGCGGTGCAAATTGCCGCACTAGCCGGCGCCCGAGTGATTGCCACCGCCGGGTCCGACGAGAAACTGGACCGCGCCCGCCAGCTCGGCGCCTCGGAGGTTATCAACTACTCCAACCAAAGCATCGTGGACGAAGTGATGAAGATGACCGACGGTCGGGGAGCCGACGCCGTCATCGAGTGCGTGGGCGGCAACGTTCTCCAGCAAAGCCTCTCAGCACTTTGTCTCAACGGACGTCTGTCGACGGCGGGTGCGCATGCGGGCGAGAAAGTCGAAATCGACATGATCGAGTTCTTCCGCAAGCAACTGACCATGACCTCCACGCACTTTGCGCCGGTCTCGACGAATCAGATGGTCCTTAAGCTCGTCAAGGAGGGCAAGCTGCGACCGGTCATTGAGAAGATCCTGCCGCTCAAGGAAATGAAATCGGCGCACGACATTATCGCCAGTCGCCGGTTCTTCGGCAAAGTCGTCCTGGAAGTCTAACCAAAGTATCCGCGCGCTACCGAAAGCGTCTTTGCGCCGCGCATAGCGGCGGGCGTGTTAACAACCGCACCTCGGCTATTGCGCCGATCCGCCGGCTTCGCTTTGGATTTCGTTGCTCCCAACCGGTGTGGTGCCTGCGGGAGTCGCATTCATAGTGCTGGGCTGTGCAGCGCCTGCTGGACAAAGGCGCAGTTCGTGTCGGCCCCGCTGTGCGCGCGCTGCGGCTTGCCCTTCGACTTCGACGCCGGACCGGACCTGTGGTGCGGCGCCTGCATCGCCCATCCCCCCAGCTTCGACCGGGCTCGGTCGGCGCTGGTCTACGGCGACGTCTCGCGCGACCTGATATTGGCCTTCAAACACGGCGATCGCCTCGACCTCACACCATTGGCGGTGTCATGGTTGCAATCCGCCGGACGGGAGCTTCTTGCGGACGCAGATGTTGTCATCCCCGTCCCGCTACACCCGCGTCGGTTGCTCCGCCGTCGCTACAATCAATCCTCGGTTATTGCTCTTCGTTTGGCTGCTGCAAACGGCCTCGGTGTTCTTGTCGGTGCACTGCGGCGTACGCGGAACACGCCTAGCCAGGGAGGACTCGGGCGCCGGGCCCGGGAAACCAACGTCCGAGGCGCCATCCAAGTACATGCCGCCGCCCGATCGCTTGTCGCAGCGCGTCGCGTGCTCCTGATTGACGATGTCCTCACAACCGGCGCAACCGTGAACGTGTGCGCCGGTGCCCTCCTCCGCGCCGGCGCAGCCCACGTCGACGTTCTAACTCTGGCGCGGGTAGTCTAGCGGTCACCCTAATTTGTAGAAATTGCGCCTAGCCCCTGTTGCGAACGCCTTATCGACGCACCTAGTGTATCGAAGTTGTTCCAATTTTGCGGTGCGAGGCCCATGGCCAACGTTGAAATCTACACGACGATGATGTGCGGGTTCTGTGCCCGCGCCAAAAACTTGCTTAACAAGAAATCGGTCGCATTCGATGAGGTCGACGTCACTTTCAGCGATGCAAAACGCGAGGAAATGATGTCGCGGTCCGAAGGGCGCTACACCGTGCCGCAGATATTCATTAACGGAAAAGGTATCGGCGGCTGCGACGAGCTTTACGCGTTGGAGCGCGAGGGGCGCCTCGACACCTTGCTGGCCGAAACCTCGGCTTAGCGGTTCAAAGCCATGAAAGTCGCTTGCGTCCAAGTCTGTGCAGGCGACGATATGGACCGCAATCTTGCGACCGCCGCCGAGGCGATCCGCGAGGCAGCCAGCGCGGGCGCGGACCTTATCGCGACGCCCGAAAATGTTGCGCTGATGGCGGCAAGCCGCGAACAGCTTCTGTCATTGGCCGTCGCGGAAGCCGTTCACCCCGCAGTTGCGCGATTCTCCTCGCTCGCCGCGGAAGTCCGGTGCTGGGTGCTTGCCGGGTCGGTCGGCGTCGCAACTGGCGACGGTCGGGTCTTTAACCGTTCGCTATTGTTTGGGCCCGACGGTCGCGTCGCCGCCCGTTACGATAAGATCCATATGTTCGATGTCGCCTTGCCGGGTGGGGAGACCTACCAGGAGTCCCGCAACTACCGACCAGGGTCCGACGTGGTAATCGCCGACCTTCCTTGGGGCGCGCTGGGCATGACGATTTGCTACGACGTCCGGTTTCCGGAGCTCTATCGAACGCTCGGCCGCATGGAGGCCCAGTTGGTCAGCATTCCCTCTGCGTTCACCAAAGTGACGGGGCAGGCCCATTGGGCAGTCTTGCTCCGGGCCCGCGCGATCGAGTCCGGGGCTTTCGTCGTGGCACCGGCGCAGGTCGGGCGACACCCGGCGAACCGTGAAACCTATGGCCATTCCATGGTGGTCGGACCGTGGGGTGAGGTGCTGCTCGATGCGGGCGCGGCCCCCGGCGTATATTACGCCGATCTCGACTTCGCCAAGGTCAAGGCTGCGCGCGCCGCCATTCCGGCGTGGTCGACCTTCGCTGAATTTCGCGCCTCGGTATCTCCGGAAGCCGAACGGATTTAGCCGCAAGGCTTTGTTTCCAGCGCATCGGCCTTGAACTCGGGAATACCCTTCTATATCGAGACTTGATTGCAGTTAGGACTCGTCGTTCAGCATGATCTCATTCGATCTTCGTTGTACAAATGCTCACGTATTCGAAGCGTGGTTTTCGAATAGCGAGGCATACCAGCGCCAAGTTCAACAGGGCGAATTGGCATGCCCGATCTGTGGCGACACCTGTCTCGACAAAGCGCTCATGGCGCCCCACATCAGCACGCAGGCGCCGGAGATCTCCAAGTCCGGTTCCAATGTGGCGCCGTTGCCGGTGGCGACTGGCGCGACCAATCGGGCGGCGGAGTTGATGAAAATGGCCCGGGCGTTGCGCGAAGAGGTGGAGAAAAATTTCGACCACGTCGGCGAGACCTTCGCCGAGGAAGCCAAAAAAATCCACTATGGGGAAACGGATCATCGCAACATCTACGGCGAAATGACTCCGGACGAAGCGGCCGACCTACGTGAAGAGGGCGTCGAGTTCGGCGTTCTCCCATGGCCGACCAAGGAAGATGCTTAGTTTGGCGTTGCAAACGCCAGATAGTTGACGTTCAAATCGCTCGTCAATCGCCATTCGCGCGCGAGGGGCGCATAGGACAGCCCCGCTAGATCGGTTATTTTCAGCCCCGTTCCGGCTAGGTGCGCACGAAGTTCCGAGGGCCGGAGGAATCGGTTCCAATCGTGGGTGCCCTTCGGAAGCCACCCTAGAACATACTCGGCGCCAACGATCGCCAACGCATAGGCTTTCAACGTCCTGTTAAGGGTCGCGAGGACCATTGCCGAATCGGCGCCTCGAAGAATTTGTGTGCTCGCCGTAAGAAACGCCGGAACGTCCGCGACATGCTCGACGACCTCCATGTTAAGAACGACGTCGAACGTTTCGCCCCACGCCGCAAGATCTTCCGCCGTCGCTTGGACATAGTCGATCTCAAGGCCGGCATCGGCAGCGTGCCGGCGTGCGATCTCGACGTTTTCCTCCGACGGGTCGATGCCCACGACATCCGCCCCGAGGCGCCGAATCGGTTCACACAACAAACCCCCACCGCACCCGATGTCGGCGACCCGAAGGCCACGGAGCGGCGTCGGACTATCGGGGTCACGCGCTAATCGCTGGCACAGCCGGTCTCGGATGTACCGCAGTCTTACCGGATTGATGAGGTGCAGCGGCCGAAAGGGGCCCTGCGCGTCCCACCACATCGTGGACATTTTCGCAAAACGATCGACCTCGACGGGGTCGATCGAGCTCCTCGCTGTGGCGGACTCAAGGGTCACTGGGTTGGGCCTTGCTTGCTTGGCGATTGTGTCGCGTATATGTATACGCGCCCCTGCCGGAACAAGAAAATACTTCGGGCGCCGTAATCAGGGGGGCCGTATGCGGCCGCTACCTCTATTCCGGGTACTATGTCTGTTGTCGTTCTAAAATTTGGCGGTACTTCCGTCGCTGATCTCGAGCGGATTAGAAACGCCGCGTCGAGAATCAAGCGCGAGTGCGACCGCGGGAACCATGTCGCCGTTGTTGTTTCGGCGATGGCGGGCACGACTAACCAACTCGTCCGCTGGGCGGACGAGGCGTCGCCGCTGTACGATACTCGTGAATACGACGCGATCGTTGCCACGGGAGAGCAGGTGACTGCAGGCCTTCTCGCGATCGTCCTGCAAGATATGGGGATTTCCGCGCGGTCCTGGATGGGGTGGCAGCTACCCATCCACACCGACTCGTCCCATGGCGCGGCGCGAATCAAGGACATCGACGTCGGCGAAATCCGAAAGCGATTCGAGCACGGTGAGGTGGCCGTCATCGCGGGCTTTCAGGGGCTGAGCGAAGAAAACCGAATCACGACACTGGGGCGAGGCGGTTCCGATACGAGTGCGGTTGCCATGGCGGCGGCGCTAAATGCCGACCGTTGCGACATCTATACCGACGTGGACGGGGTATATACGTCGGATCCTCGAATTGTGACCCGGGCAAGGAAACTTGAGAAAATCACCTATGAGGAGATGCTCGAACTTGCGTCTCTTGGGGCAAAAGTACTGCAAACGCGGTCCGTCGAACTCGCGATGAACCATGGAGTCAAACTTCAAGTGCTTTCGAGCTTCAGCGATTCACCGGGTACGCTCGTTGTCGACGAGGATGAGATTGTGGAAAAAGAGATCGTTAGTGGCATCGCCTATTCTCGCGATGAAGCAAAAATCACGTTGCGGCGAGTCGCCGACCGACCTGGCGTTGCCGCCGCGGTCTTCGGATCACTGGCCGACGCGAATATCAATGTGGACATGATTGTCCAGAACATCTCCCAAGACGATAAGTTTACCGACCTAACCTTTACCGTCACGCGCGCCCATCTGGACCGGGCCATTGCCGTTATCGAGAAGGCGCGTCCGGATGTTGGCTACGAAGAGCTGAAATCCGACGAGGGAGTAACCAAAGTCTCGGTCATCGGCGTCGGAATGCGAAGCCACGCAGGTGTTGCTCAGCGGATGTTTGCGACCCTGGCCGAGCGCGGAATCAACATCCAGGTTATTTCGACGTCTGAGATCAAGGTCAGCGTACTCATCGAAGAAGAGTACACTGAACTCGCGTTGCGGGCGCTGCACACCGCCTATGGGCTGGACGATGAATGATGATGGGTCGCTAACTTCCCACGCGCAGCTTAAGCGTCTCTGGGACAGGGGCGCCTCATTTCTCGGTACCGACTACGCCATTCTCGGTGGAGCGATGAGTTGGTTGTCCGATCGTCACCTTGTCTCGGCGATCTCGAATGCCGGTGGGTTCGGGGTCATCGCCTGTGGGTCGCTTAGCCCTTCCGAGCTGGATGTCGAGATTGCGGCGACATATGAGCTGACCGACCGTCCTTTCGGGGTCAACCTCATTACCATGCACCCCGACCTAGGTCAGTTGATCGCCACATGCGGAAAACGAGGCGTGAGCCATGTTGCCCTTGCCGGCGGCCTACCTCCGGCATCGGCCATATCCCAACTGAAGGACGCCGGCATTCGGGTGCTCGCCTTTGCGCCGGCCCTCGCTCTCGCGAAAAGGCTCGTCCGGTCGGGCGTGGACGCGCTCGTTATCGAAGGTATGGAAGCGGGTGGGCACATCGGTCCGGTGTCGACCGGCGTCCTCGCACAAGAAATTCTTCCTGCGATTCAAGACATTCCGGTTTTCGTAGCTGGCGGAATCGGTCATGGCGATGCGATCGCGATGTATCTCGCCGCCGGAGCATCGGGCGTCCAGATGGGCACCCGCTTCGTATGTGCGACCGAGTGTATCGCTCATCCGAGGTTCAAGCAGGCGTTTTTGCGCGGGCACGCGCGCGATGCGGTGCCCTCGACCCAACTCGACGAGCGGTTTCCGGTTATACCCGTCCGTGCGCTGGGCAACAAAGGAACGCAGCTTTTCGTTGAGAAACAACGCGAAGTCATTGCAAAGGTCGATGCTGGCGCGATGTCTCAAGCGGAAGCCCAGTTGGCCATTGAGCGATTTTGGGCCGGAGCCTTGCGACGGGCGGCGATCGAAGGTGACGTCGAATTCGGTTCGGTGATGGCCGGCCAGAGCGTCGGTTTGGTCACGAAGGAAGAGCCTGTTGCCGAAATCATTGAACACCTCGTCGACGAGGCTGCGGCGGCGCTTCATAAGGTAGCGATTCGCTCCGCCGGTCCGGCACCGTTTGGGCAGGCTGCGACACTGAGATGAGCCCGGAGAAGGTCGCGGGGCCCCGCGCCCTGTTGCACCAGCTTCGCGCATTGATGGCCGCAGAGGGCGCCCCTCAGGCCAGACTGGATACCGTCACCAAGATCATTGCAACAAATATGGCGGCTGACGTCTGCTCGCTCTATTTGCGGCGGGCCGGGGATGTTTTAGAGCTTTTCTCAACATACGGACTTCGTCCCGAATCGGTCCACCTGACGCGGCTACGGGTCGGTGAGGGCTTGATCGGCGAAGTTGTTGCAAAGGGCAAGACCCTTGCGCTTGCCGATGCCCAGGCGCATCCGCTATTTGCCTATCGACCGGAAACCGGCGAGGAGAGCTTTCATTCGCTTCTAGGCGTACCTCTACAGCGGGGCGGGCGGGTCATTGGCGCGCTGTCGGTCCAAAATCGCGCCAAGCGCCAATACTCGACGGAAGAAGCCGAGGTTCTGCAAACCGTCGCGATGGTCCTTTGCGAGCTGGTTCTTGCGTCAGCGCTCGTTGCCGAGGGCGAGACCGCGGATATTGACGGCAACGCCACGCTGCCCCTTCGGTTCGAAGGGCTACCCCTTGCGGGGGGGATTGGCCATGGAAAGGCGTTCCTTCATCGTGGGCCGCGTCTTGTCCACGACCTCGTTTCGGAAGACTCGGAACGGGAACGCGAACGGCTTGATGAGGCGATCGACGCATTTCTTCGGCGTATTCAAATCTTGATCGCGCAAAGTGAGTCGCGAATCGGCGATGCCGGGCGCGAGATTCTCGGAACCTATCGGATGTTTGCCCAAGATCTTGGCTGGCAACGCAGAATGCGCGAGGCAGTCCATGACGGGCTGACTGCGGAGGGAGCGGTCTGCAGGGTTCAAGAGGAGAACCGCCGCCGATTAGCGCCGTCGCCCTATTTCCGGGACCGCATTGCCGATTTCGACGACCTCTCCAGCCAATTGTTGCGAGAGTTGGGAGGGGGCGCCGACTTGGTGGCCAACGATCTGCCCCAAGACGCCGTCCTCGTTGCACGAAGTCTTGGGCCGGCCGAACTACTGGAATACGACCGCGAAAGATTGCGCGCGATCGTGCTCGGCGAGGGGTCGCCCACATCGCACATGGTCTTGGTCGCTCGATCGTTGAACATCCCGGTCGTCGGTCGGATTGCCGGCGCGCTGACGCGATTTCAACCCGGGGATCCGGTCGTGGTCGACGGTTGGCGTGGCTTGGTTCACGTGCGACCTGACGACAGTGTCTACGATGACCTCGTCGATTCGATTGAGGAGGAGTCGAGGCGTCGTGCCGACTACGAAACCGTGCGGAGCATGCCGGCGCAATCGGTCGATGGTGTGGATTTTGATTTGCAGCTGAATGTCGGTCTCCTTAGCGAGCTGCCGTTCTTTGACTCCACCGGTGCGACGGGAATCGGTCTGTTGCGGACGGAGCTCCTATTCTTGACTCACCCAACATTTCCCTCTGTTAGCGATCAAGAGGCAGCCTACCGGGAGGTTCTGGATGCGGCTCGAGGTCGTCCCGTCGTGTTCAGAACTTTTGACTTGGGCGGCGACAAGGTCCTGCCAAATCTAGATCGACCGCTAATGCGCGAGGAAAATCCGGCGATGGGTTGGCGGGCTCTGCGCGTCGGCCTCGATCGACCGTCCGTTTTGCGCAACCAGTTGAGGGCATTGATCTCGGCCGTTCGTGGGCAACCCCTCACGATCATGTTCCCGATGGCAGCTGAGTTTGCCGAAGTTGCCAGTGCACGAGCGATTCTCGACATTGAAATCGCTCGCCAAGGCCAGAGAGGTCGCCCGACACCGTCGTCGGTGCAGGTCGGCGCCATGATCGAAGTGCCATCGCTGGCGTGGCAGGCAAATAAAGTGGCCGAGGCCG includes the following:
- a CDS encoding nitronate monooxygenase: MNDDGSLTSHAQLKRLWDRGASFLGTDYAILGGAMSWLSDRHLVSAISNAGGFGVIACGSLSPSELDVEIAATYELTDRPFGVNLITMHPDLGQLIATCGKRGVSHVALAGGLPPASAISQLKDAGIRVLAFAPALALAKRLVRSGVDALVIEGMEAGGHIGPVSTGVLAQEILPAIQDIPVFVAGGIGHGDAIAMYLAAGASGVQMGTRFVCATECIAHPRFKQAFLRGHARDAVPSTQLDERFPVIPVRALGNKGTQLFVEKQREVIAKVDAGAMSQAEAQLAIERFWAGALRRAAIEGDVEFGSVMAGQSVGLVTKEEPVAEIIEHLVDEAAAALHKVAIRSAGPAPFGQAATLR
- the ptsP gene encoding phosphoenolpyruvate--protein phosphotransferase, whose protein sequence is MSPEKVAGPRALLHQLRALMAAEGAPQARLDTVTKIIATNMAADVCSLYLRRAGDVLELFSTYGLRPESVHLTRLRVGEGLIGEVVAKGKTLALADAQAHPLFAYRPETGEESFHSLLGVPLQRGGRVIGALSVQNRAKRQYSTEEAEVLQTVAMVLCELVLASALVAEGETADIDGNATLPLRFEGLPLAGGIGHGKAFLHRGPRLVHDLVSEDSERERERLDEAIDAFLRRIQILIAQSESRIGDAGREILGTYRMFAQDLGWQRRMREAVHDGLTAEGAVCRVQEENRRRLAPSPYFRDRIADFDDLSSQLLRELGGGADLVANDLPQDAVLVARSLGPAELLEYDRERLRAIVLGEGSPTSHMVLVARSLNIPVVGRIAGALTRFQPGDPVVVDGWRGLVHVRPDDSVYDDLVDSIEEESRRRADYETVRSMPAQSVDGVDFDLQLNVGLLSELPFFDSTGATGIGLLRTELLFLTHPTFPSVSDQEAAYREVLDAARGRPVVFRTFDLGGDKVLPNLDRPLMREENPAMGWRALRVGLDRPSVLRNQLRALISAVRGQPLTIMFPMAAEFAEVASARAILDIEIARQGQRGRPTPSSVQVGAMIEVPSLAWQANKVAEAADFVSIGTNDLLQYFFASDRTNPRLANRYDALSPSFLRLLRSIREACDLKGTPVAICGDMAANPLEAVCLAGLGFRTLSVPAPAYGAVKKALRSLDCAAIASYIEGRMGGADRSLRDEVRLFVQDRGFSF